The Brassica napus cultivar Da-Ae chromosome C1, Da-Ae, whole genome shotgun sequence DNA segment ATCACTCATGGTTCTATAAATATGCTAAATAAACTCTAAAATGtaataaatagttattaaaacacttataaaccatgagtaaaaatgggtcaaatctaTGGTCTTATGACTCATCTTCCTGTTTCAGTGCTGCACGGTTTAAAAATCTGCATGTTTAAAGACTCGTTAGAAACTAGGAGTCCACTGCGGTTCTCAAACTAGTTTTTACCTGAAACTCTTCGTGGGAACTGCCTTTGATTCACTGTGGTAGTCTTTGTTGTCGATAGAAATCTCAGCCTTCCTTTTGTGTACTGCTGCGAGAATGACGCGAAGTAGACTTGTGAACGGACTTCCCAAGGGCTTTTCATGTTTGTAGAATCTTTTCCCAGAGAGGAAAGCCAAAAACCCTAATAGATTTGCAGCTAGGCAGAGACCAAACCCGAAAGTCCAGCTGATGTTTTCTTCGGCGTAGACAATGGAGGTTGTACTTATAGCAGCAGTAAAATACCATGTGAAGAAAAACCAATTGAAAAAGCTGCCTTgatctttagtttttttaaactGATTCGCACCAGCAGTGGCCAGGGTGAACCTGTTCCCACCTGCTCCCACACAAGCTAGAGTAATGGCCGAGTAAAGGACGCCGAGCTGGATTTTTGAAGGAGACTCGCATAGGTTTGATGCGGTCTCGCATGGTTTGGGCCTTAAAGAGTCAACCGATACGATTAGAGTCAGCAGACAAACGCCCTGATCAAGGAGTGGAAGAAGTTCGTGAGTTTAATTCAGAGAGGAACAAAGGTTGAATTTGTTTTAAGACTTTACCATTAGAGAAATGAAAGCTGAAACAGAGATAACAGGAATGGTTCCGAAGAAAGAGTCTGCTGCTATAGCTCCAACAACTGGAAACATAAAGGTACAACCACTAACTATGTTGGTAATCTGAGCAGCCGCAATACTCTTCATGTTGAATTCCTCAATCAAGAAGACGATCAGGTTAAATAACCAACCCAACACAGCTAATGAGAGGAATAACAACGTAGCTGCACCATAAAAAGCACTTTTTATATGAACACACTTCTGTGGTTATATGAATATATGCAATgatttgagagaaaaaaaaatcagagaagcAAAAATCCTTACCTATCATAAACGGGAAGGTGATCCAACCTCGATTGCGGTGTTTGGTGTTAGAATCTGCTGACATCGGTGCTTCTGCATCGCTGGAAACTGAAACCGCCATTTCTAAAAAGGCAAGAACGAGGATGAATGATGATTGACAATGATGACAAGTTCTCttctaataattatttatatatataaaaagactCAAAAACGTGCATTCTCTGTGAGTTAAGCCATCTCTGTCCGTTTCTAACAACTTGTGTCAAGGCAGCTCTTTAAATCTAATATTTCTAGAAGTCAACTAAACTTGTTGTCCTGTTAGAGGAATACTAAAGAAAGACCCACTTgtatatttttgctaaaaattGATCATATGTCAAAAATATAAGTAGCCACCAATGTTGGAGATACACATGAAGTTAACTTAGGCTTCAAGTTACACCAATCCTAAATGAGTTAGGATTAGGATAgtttcctaatgagtttaggaaatatAATCTTTATATAAAGAGTTGCAAGAGTGTTGTATACTTTTGTGAGTTTGAGTGATTGTGTTTGAGAAGCTTAAGTTTTTTGAGTGTTTCCTTAAGAGAGATTAATAAAGAGAATTCTTCATTTGAGTTCTTATACAACCTTTGAgactatatttggtatcagagccattattttcaaaaatcgaTCATGgggacactacaagaaaacatcaaggattctgagggaaaaaatcgtcggaatttcgtcggaatatcgttattccgacgaaattccgacgaaacacgtcgtcggaaataattcctcggaatttcttttttcctcggaaatccctcggaattttccgacggaattctgaggaaataaatttccgaggaaattccgaggatcccttgtctgtcggaaaagtcctcggaacataccgagggagaacttcgtcgggataattcctcggaagttcatcgatcgatgcgtgtttggacatatatacatcgatcgataggagtataccgacggactttttcctcggtttattccgaggaactgttccctcggtatattccgaggaactgttccctcggtatattccgagggatccgttcctcggaattttccgagggagctgtccctcggaaaattccgagggaaatgtccctcgctatatttaaaaaaaaaacggatcgatcgatgcgtttttgttcaaaaacgcatcgatcgatctagtgaaaaatataattaatttcctcggaatgtaaaaaatattaatttttttgaaaaaataaaatttctgaaatttaaattcgaaaatatgaaattaaaagtaaaattgaaatcatattaattaatattcaaagtttcacaaataaaaataaaacattccgagattggggaaaaaaaaaactacgggtctggcacgtcctggaacacctcgttcgggtacatcctctccatcatctccatcatttgctggttcagcctcctctgtacctcatagcccgcctgttgagccgccaacaaagatatacgatcatctttgtccttcaactgagccgtaagtacttctggatcaacaaagggcggtggtgcagaagaaggaggaaccgaccgggtgagacgacccaaaccgaccaaacgtcccttcttctttggaaccgactgaatagaaaaaagccaaatttagaaattttaaccaagaaataaatgaattgaactttaaaaaaaaaagaactgacggattcaacgatttcgttgattcgaaaccgggacaagttggtcgaagccgtcgaagcgtcatcctcggtttgaagctgagacacttcgtctaccacctgagtttggaccaggtcgaccacgtccctcacaagaccgtcatcaatctggccggtcttcttgttggtatacgccctcctcattagggcgagatcatcaaccggctcgccatcattttcttccgccttgaaaaaaaacataaaattaaagaaacattagaaattagaagaaatgcacaataaatttaaattctgaaactcaaataattgaagaaaaaacggttgaacttaccatgcgatctccgagagtggcaatagattgagcacccaagttatgcttgtagatgcccttccctttacggtcgctcctgcggttggtggagttggtggaagaagtttctttcgtctcctccttatcccaatgcgcacacaactccttccagaccgtgtcgttcatcgactttgggaccttttaattaaaaaaaaagaaaaagtttaataaattaaaaaatagtttaataaattaaaaaattgtttaataaattaaatcgaaccttattgatttcccacttcttcttccactcgtggatctgcttcccatagttgtccattactttatggacgaagtggtgatagataaagagcgtctcatcggaattccagttgaactcttgctgaaaaaaaaaacacaattagtagaaaatttatattaaagattaaaaatataagtaaaaaattagaatacttaccgcaaactgacgaaaccacagaacctgcttgtcggttgggaagtgagtgaaagtcggatgtccactgtcgagggccgagtacatcatacggttgatccatgcgctgatcccgttcccggatcggttgaaccttattaaaagaacaaacggttaataatgaatccaaatttaaagaaaaaaaatgtttaattaccatgtttgaccccgtccatgtggatacggagtgagatacggaagatggtcacgaccgggctgttgaaccaactccgcaaccctcatcactcccggaggacccggaggaacaggagcggatgcagcagcgggagcgagaggagcatgagcgggtgcagcagagggagatgtatggttggagctgtggggcgaaggggaatcctgaaaatggctggaatcccgagactggctccccgtaccaccacgaccacgacgctgtcgaggccgggtctgatcatcatgagacctgtaaattaaaaaaatatatttaataaatacagaaatatataaattaatttttttattaaaaaaaaatcccaaataatttaatcacagaaaaagatttatatatgttaaatttttttaataaatatataaaaatagttctaataaacaaaaaatagttttaataaataaaaattgtttaataattacaaaaaaatagttttaaaatatatatatatatgaaaaatatttttaaatcccaaataatagtatttaatcacaaaaaagttttatagatatttaaaatgttttgtaaaatccaaaaaatcgaatttatatagaaatgtttttttgtaaaatccaaaaaatcgaatttatatagaaaaatcgttttgtaaaatacaaaaatcgattttataaacaaaaaacaattttataaatacaaaaaataaaaaaattataaaaaaattctaaatcaattcaacaaaacaaattattcaaccaaatcacaattctaaacctattatacaaccaaatcacaatcctaaccaatcaccctaacaaaaatctatcaaaactacacaaaaacctaacaaatagaacctaagagagtgggatagggtccttacatgatttgtgtaagagaagagggagatcgccggagatatcgtcggatttcagggggaaatcgccggagagaaagagaggagtcgcgcagaggaagaagagagaaatggggaagaagaaggggcttgtggttataaaacctagggtccgacggacattatccgtcggaattccgtcggaattctaatttcaattttcgcgaaatatttgcccggtaaaatgaaaatattccgaggaaattccgacagatagtaaaatatccgtcggaatttcctcggaatattccgaggaaataccgaggaactagtgtttggggtttcaaaacatcaattttttttgccgtatttcatttcttatacaattgtaatgcataccattgaggattctttgtatacatgagcataaaccatgaaataacaaatttcaaaactaattgaaagtattccctttaccgttcattaaaaggtataagtgtttctcttatgttgcgagatttcgttcatacaatcggaaaagtgttaattatacggtaaggaacaaatttttgacttcataatgaacgtaagacacttaataagggttatataggtgttattcaaacggcaaaacgttgttttcggtttaaaaaccctatttcctcggaatttcctcggattattccgagggaactccgaggaaaccctcttcttcctcggaatttcctcggaatattccgaggaaattccgacgaactagtgtttggggtttcaaaacgtaatttttttttaaaaaacgcatcgatcgatgcgtttttgaacaaaaacaaatcgatcgattactaagataaaccgggccgtaagattgtgatcgatcgatgagagtatcccatcgatcgatcgagaatctgaattgttcctcggaatgccctcggaaaatcttgtatgtttttttaaaaacgcatcgatcgatgcgtttttgaacaaaaacaaatcgatcgattactaagatggaccgggccgtaagattgtgatcgatcgatgagagtattccatcgatcgatcgggAATCTGAATTATTCCTCGGAAtgccctcggaaaatcttgtatgtttttttaaaaacgcatcgatcgatgcgtttttgaacaaaaacaaatcgatcgattactaagatggcccgggccgtaagattgtgatcgatcgatgagagtattccatcgatcgatcgagaatctgaattgttcctcggaatgccctcggaaaatcttgtatgtttttttaaaaacgcatcgatcgatgcgtttttgaacaaaaacaaatcgatcgattactaagatggcccgggtcgtaagattgtgatcgatcgatgagagtatcccatcgatcgatcgacaatctgaattgttcctcggaatttcctcggaaaatcttgtatgtttttttaaaaacacatcgatcgatgcgttatagaacaaaaacgcatcgatcgatgcgtgttcggaaaacagaattataaggcaaaatccgaccttttttggatctaaaccttagaactctcatcccctccgatttctcctataattcgcccccccccctttctctctctataatcatccgatttgaacaattttgggctctattccacttgatttttcgagctctacctgattcctacactcgtcttcaccctaagacaggtatactccgcgaatctccacattctgaaatcgtgttcttgagcaattttttgggttttgtgaatttcttatttccgtgttgattccttgatcaaatatgcatgaaacagatgtttaaacatggaatagaacacaattgtctgtgatcaacgagtttggaacaggatttgagatgatttagggattgagaatttttttcaatttggtttttttttatcacaactcgatttcgcttttcattttcatgttgctttgagttcttaattgattataaccatgttgagagcaatgattctattttgtagagaatgaagcgcacgaaaacatcagcaaagaaaaacacacaagaagagggttcgtctcagctggagaagcaaaggccaaagaagtgggataagtctgataccacccactacaacaacatgaagaaggtagccgttccggctacacaactagcatgtcctgagacgatgacaatattgggaatcaaagcagacattgaaggactgttccagaacatgggtctaggccaactatgcaacctcaaggaacccacttatccggagttggtacgccagttcatagcatccgcatacgtcacccgtcccgatgatagccatcaggaaggttttctggcattcgtagtgcagaaagtatactatgaggtatctttcacagacctctgcggactatttggattgagtgcaggggagaggacatcgggtctttattggacttcagagctgttgaacttctgggaaacgattggcacaggggtttatagatgttctcaggcaaaggagtcacttatccggagcccagtactgagatatgccacacgcctcattggctcattgctatacgggacaaccacagccgcatcagtcacgcaatgggagttgtgcctcctgtaccaaggtgtgaggcatttgctaccggcatttggaaactctacattcccacctgctactgccttcaacatgggagcggtgctggccgcaaacttagcaggatacaaggggaaagtaaccaaatccaagagcaatgcatgtggatttggtgcagtgattactcggatccttagacatgtgggtgtagactgcgagaaccagcaggtagcactggacagatcgaacaacattgcttggaactacctggatgtcatttctctagtaagtaaggagttcatagctggtccccactcgaggatccatcgggatggtccttacgtctacgtattccaggaccgagcgaagaaaacactctactgccacctgcctcagatcggcctgactgctctactttcagaggctgcagttgagttcctaccccctgctaccgcactagtagacaagccatccttcttcacgccaaaatatcagaccaaaggcaagggcgtggttgatgaagaaggacaagatgaggctgcacaagccattccagatgattcacaaccccatcagctactcccatcagactccagccagtacaagctgcaagagcttccaccgaacgccacttcgcgccagcaacaacattggagagatcagagcataaagacaaacaacgacatgctacacaagatctgggctgccatttcacgtatcaggccgtgtcgttgccaaaaggatgatgtagttcatcgggacaactctccatccagctctggttcgggttcgagtggtacacacagggtaagaaagaggtccaagagacccaacgatgcaggaacatctggagcaggagacgaggagtaggagctatcaccggctattttcttttcttttctattctaacgttttatggtcttattttctgttaattttgaactgagtttttttttaggtttcttaattatgagttcgtatttcttttacatggtttcttcgttttatttggttgtgttttgagtagcttttaattcgtattcagctttccttgctagataaaccaaataactattatccgaggaaagaggttatatcaagtgttcctcggaatttcctcggtatttcttaaaaaaaaaaaaaaaaagttcaatggtagtctgtttccgagtcatcatcaccagatgaatctgaatctggatcttggtgaaactctccaatcactggttcatcctctacgtgaacgacggcttcctctccaaagtcggttaaatcgactacaaggccaactccagctaaatcttctgctgcactaaagttgccggatgtgcttggttgtagtgggtcttccagctcagaacttccctgaactcggcctctcgggttgagtcttgtaacagtaacccatggatcatctctgttccttacccgggggtacttgatataacaaacctgtaacatttagaaaaattataaattaatacacatgatgatgaatcattctgaataattaacatttaattacctgatcggcctgggaagcaagaatgaaaggatcataatattgcagctttcgcctcgaatttactgatgtaacaccaaatgcatctgttctcacacctcgatctggggtgttgtcgtgccaatcacaatagaaaacagtacagcgcaatccaaccatgcccaaatacttgatttccaaaatctcatgtatgtgtccgtagtatacatcatctcctgatgcagaacaaacgccagcatcataagtcgtactcgaacgtctcctcttctgagttgtgaatgcatatcctcgagtacaaaatctcggatatgacttcacaacaaagtttggtccaacgaccatctcacgtatccaatcgtcaaatgtttcacctctggccaaaccagcagacacctattaatagcacatatatatatattatatcaataaatgtgaattagtataaatatgtgataaaatatattttaatttgtttaaagcactcacataagtaaacatccatccagtaaattctctctgcttcatttcttctagttcgtcctctgtggcgtatctatactcgaaccgcttttctgccatgaaaatcctgtatatgatgacaataatgtaattaattaagatttaaatttcaacttgttaaaataaaaatttgtaagctcatttatttacctctcatattgaagaacgtcttcgcagttggtgagcaaatatgtttgcaaatgactgcgctcctgctcagtaagtcgacggtcctttggttttccgctaagtcgtccaacgtctgtgaaaatgtctggaaccgtaacatgatatgttgcccgttcgcctctatcatcatgccgagcaggtcttctgtttttggtctgaacttctgctggaaagtagtactcggcaaagtttgaagtttcttcattgatcatctgtgcgactatagaaccttccaccctacttaaatttttcaccatcttcttcaaatggaacatataccgctcatacagatacatccatctatactgcacaggaccaccaagttccaattctcttgccaggtgaataacaagatgctccataacatcaaaaaatgagggaggaaatatcttctcaaggttgcactgaatcacggctatgttagtcttcaaattttcaataccttcaagagtcactgatctcgtgcataaatcgcggaagaaaccacttatccctgcaattgcttcatgaacatttcgtggtaatagttccttgaaggcgaacggaaggaggcgctgcatcattacatggcaatcgtggcttttcaagccagtaaactttccttcctttctgtcgatacagttacgcaaatttgatgcgtaaccgtctggaaattccacatcgtttgaaatccaatcaaagaacgcatcttttcccgctgcatcaagtcggtatatgggaaaaggagccctaccattctcatcaacatgaagttctgaacgagcacatatatcgactaaatccagtcttgacttcaaattatcctttgttttaccttgaacattaaggatcgtgttcatgagattgtcaaaaaagttcttctcaatatgcatgacatctaaattatgccttagcagatgatcctcccagtatggcagatcccagaaaatattttttttgtgccagttatgtagttctccaacagcatctaccggaaaacgctcatgtccaccgacttctggcgtcctttctgcaccaaaatctcttagttgtatcttcaaatctttcccacaaatttccggaggtggactgtcaaacaccctcttgttcttcgtaaacaaattcctactcctacgatatggatgatcaggtggtaggaatctcctgtgacagtcaaaccaacacgttttccttccgtgctttagttggaaagcatcagtgttatcttgacaatatggacatgatagccttccatgcgttgtccatccagacaacataccatatgctggaaaatcacttattgtccacattagtactgcccgcatttgaaagttttctttacacgaaacatcgtatgtttcagcaccttgagcccatagttgttgcaactcatatattagtggctgaagaaacacatcaagtgatctcttaggatgctctggtccgggaacgagaatcgagagaaacaaaaactctcgtcgcaagcacaagtttggggggaggttgtatggtgtaagaatgacgggccatagagaatactgtcttccactcttgccaaacggactgaaaccatcagtacataatccaaggtagacatttcttctctcatacgcaaagtcgggatactttgattggaaatgcttccacgcttttgcatctgaaggatgtctgatctcaccatctgttgagtgctccgcatgccatctcattggttgcgctgtgcgttcagacagatacaacctctgcaacctttccgtcaaaggtaaataccacatccttttatatggcactggaactcttccactcgtatctttataacgaggctttccacaaaatttgcatgtaacccgctgttcatccgccctccaataaatcatgcagttgtcgctgcatacatctattacctgatacgataaaccaagaccagctacgagtttctgaacctcgtagtatgaaccaggagctacattatcctcgggtagaataccttttacaaaatcagcaatcgcatccacacagtcttcagccaaattataatctgttttaatgcccatcaatcttgtagcagatgataaagctgaatgaccatctctgcaaccttcgtacaatggttgctttccagcatccaacatatcataaaatctcctagcttctgcattgggtaaatcttcccctctaaaatgatcatttaccatctgctcagtacctacaccataatctacatccgttctaattggttcttctaatctaaccgctggctgaggttcactagtactaccatgttcataatcagtttccccatgatgataccaaattttgtaacttcgtgtaaacccactcaaatatagatgagtccaaacatcccactctttaataacctttctatttttacaattagagcaaggacatcttaacatacctgtttttgcttccggttgtcggtgaactaaccccatgaattcggttatacctcgttggtattcttccgtaagcaatctcgtgttcggatccaaatgaggtcgatcgatccaagaacgaaaataatttgaagaagacatattttttatgaatcaaattcgtgtgtaaatagagtaagagggaggatgaagatatggagtgaatgaagaggaagaggagtgcttgtatttatagtttaaatcctgccgacataccgaggaaattccgacggaattccgacggaaaaaaCTAGTTCGTCtcgatttcctcggaattttggaaaatcccccaacggctctccaacggctataatatttcctcggaattcatcggttttttccgaggaacacagttttcctcggaatttcctcggaatattccgacggattgtagtttcctcggaattccgtcggtatattccgaggaaattccgaggaaacccaattttgtgtttcctcggaatttcctcggaaattcctcggtatattccgaggatttcattttccgtcggaatgtccgtcagaatatcaatgttttcttgtagtgggaaTATCGTGATAGCTAAGACAAAAGAAGGAGGAGGGCCATCGTCGATCAAGTCCAATGCTAAACGCAACTAACTATACGGTATGGGCTATGAGAATGAAAATTCTACTCAAAGTTCATAAAGTATGGGAGGTTGTGGAGACTGAATC contains these protein-coding regions:
- the LOC106374625 gene encoding protein NRT1/ PTR FAMILY 2.6-like, which produces MAVSVSSDAEAPMSADSNTKHRNRGWITFPFMIATLLFLSLAVLGWLFNLIVFLIEEFNMKSIAAAQITNIVSGCTFMFPVVGAIAADSFFGTIPVISVSAFISLMGVCLLTLIVSVDSLRPKPCETASNLCESPSKIQLGVLYSAITLACVGAGGNRFTLATAGANQFKKTKDQGSFFNWFFFTWYFTAAISTTSIVYAEENISWTFGFGLCLAANLLGFLAFLSGKRFYKHEKPLGSPFTSLLRVILAAVHKRKAEISIDNKDYHSESKAVPTKSFRFLNRAALKQEDES